One genomic segment of Hordeum vulgare subsp. vulgare chromosome 2H, MorexV3_pseudomolecules_assembly, whole genome shotgun sequence includes these proteins:
- the LOC123425714 gene encoding putative PAP-specific phosphatase, mitochondrial — MPLLHLSLPPHRLLVGRRRLFAPPTPPPSRISIRAAAEDGCDLPFLPERAPHHRELAAAAASVERACRLCVDVKRSLLSGGRKILEKNDQSPVTIADFGVQALISFELQQLFPSIPLVAEEDSAFLKSSNPDDNSGNLLIESISSAVADKVKNRGSTLTHDDVLRAIDRGGKDAVSFDSNPATYWVLDPIDGTKGFLKGDDALYVVGLALVVNGKVAVGVMGCPNWTNDTTENKKEENLDACPGNGILMVSHVGCGTWSRHLSPEIGQFTTAQDVWKRCFVDACSVVHMARFCIPDSQTWNMIPLSLLFDSTTDESDTRDGNKILLRYACCGSLCKYIMVASGRASVFFSRARVNTQIKAWDHAVGMICVQEAGGQISDWSGEPLDLAADLTGRRILYPSGGVLVTNGALHDKLVELISANYK; from the exons ATGCCGCTCCTCCACCTCTCGCTTCCGCCGCACCGTCTCCTCGTCGGCCGCCGCCGGCTATTCGCCCCGCCGACGCCTCCTCCCTCTCGCATCTCCATAAG GGCGGCCGCGGAGGATGGATGCGATCTCCCTTTCCTGCCAGAGCGCGCTCCCCACCACCGCGAGCTCGCCGCGGCCGCCGCCTCTGTCGAGCGCGCCTGCCGCCTATGCGTAGAC GTGAAGAGATCACTTCTTTCAGGTGGAAGGAAGATTCTTGAAAAGAATGACCAAAGTCCTGTGACAATTGCAGATTTTGGAGTTCAGGCCCTTATCAGCTTTG AGCTCCAGCAACTGTTTCCATCAATACCTCTGGTGGCAGAAGAGGACTCAGCATTTCTGAAGTCATCTAATCCTGATGATAACAGTGGTAATTTACTCATTGAGTCAATTTCAAGTGCTGTCGCAGACAAAGTGAAAAATAGGGGTTCAACTTTAACTCATGATGATGTGTTGAGAGCTATTGATAGAGGAGGCAAGGATGCTGTCTCCTTTGATTCAAATCCTGCTACTTATTGG GTACTTGATCCAATTGACGGCACTAAAGGTTTCTTGAAAGGAGATGATGCTCTGTATGTG GTGGGTTTGGCTCTTGTGGTGAACGGAAAGGTAGCAGTAGGAGTGATGGGATGTCCAAATTGGACCAATGATACCACGGAaaacaagaaagaagaaaatcttGATGCCTGTCCTGGCAATGGCATCCTTATGGTGTCTCATGTAGGCTGTGGTACTTGGTCTAGGCACTTGTCTCCTGAGATTGGCCAGTTCACCACAGCACAGGATGTTTGGAAGAGATGTTTTGTTGATGCATGTTCAGTTGTGCACATGGCACGCTTCTGCATTCCGGATAGCCAAACTTGGAACATGATACCATTATCTCTCCTCTTTGACTCAACGACGGATGAATCTGATACTCGAGATGGGAATAAAATTCTTCTCCGATATGCTTGCTGTGGCag CTTGTGCAAATATATAATGGTAGCATCTGGGAGAGCCTCGGTGTTTTTCAGTCGAGCACGGGTGAACACTCAAATCAAG GCTTGGGATCATGCTGTTGGGATGATTTGTGTGCAGGAAGCTGGCGGTCAG ATCAGCGACTGGAGTGGGGAACCGTTGGATCTTGCAGCTGACCTAACAGGGCGCAGAATTCTGTACCCTTCAGGCGGTGTTCTTGTGACAAACGGCGCTCTGCACGACAAGCTCGTCGAACTCATCTCTGCAAACTACAAATAG
- the LOC123429866 gene encoding transcription factor MYB41-like has translation MGRAPCCDRTGLKKGPWTQEEDEKLVAYIKKHGQGNWRTLPKNAGLERCGKSCRLRWTNYLRPDIKRGRFSFEEEEAIIQLHSILGNKWSAIAARLPGRTDNEIKNYWNTHIRKRLLRMGIDPVTHAPRLDLLDLSSLLKPAAYYPTQADLDTLRALEPLANYPDLLRLASTLLSAPTTTTSQSQPTSEHQMLLPWLIQAQMAQQQVSHSQAPPQHATAADMFMQPSSASACQMPGLAHANQAQQLHQDHMVASDYGQLLSYDNELDYMPALMQMASDTSNLQWSSTVTSSNNCNVGSGVSTPSSSPAGRVNSASTAAFCANTSNIDAISADAAGLFVDMHLSDCLLDVSDYM, from the exons ATGGGGCGCGCGCCGTGCTGCGACAGGACCGGGCTGAAGAAGGGGCCGTGGAcgcaggaggaggacgagaagctcGTCGCCTACATCAAGAAGCACGGCCAGGGCAACTGGCGCACCCTCCCCAAGAATGCCG gCCTGGAGCGGTGCGGGAAGAGCTGCCGGCTGCGGTGGACCAACTACCTCCGGCCGGACATCAAGCGCGGCCGCTTCTccttcgaggaggaggaggccatcaTCCAGCTCCACAGCATCCTCGGCAACAA GTGGTCAGCCATTGCGGCGAGGCTGCCCGGACGGACGGACAACGAGATCAAGAACTACTGGAACACGCACATCCGCAAGCGCCTCCTGCGCATGGGCATCGACCCCGTCACCCACGCCCCGCGCCTCGACCTCCTCGACCTCTCCTCGCTCCTCAAGCCCGCCGCCTACTACCCCACGCAGGCCGACCTCGACACGCTCCGCGCCCTCGAGCCGCTCGCCAACTACCCGGACCTCCTCCGCCTCGCCTCCACCCTCCTCTCAGCCCCGACCACCACCACCTCGCAGTCGCAGCCCACCAGCGAACACCAGATGCTCCTGCCTTGGCTGATCCAGGCGCAGATGGCGCAGCAGcaggtatctcattctcaggcgcCGCCACAACACGCCACGGCCGCAGACATGTTCATGCAGCCCAGCTCGGCGTCGGCGTGCCAAATGCCAGGCCTGGCTCACGCGAACCAGGCGCAGCAACTACACCAGGATCACATGGTGGCCTCTGACTACGGGCAGCTCCTGAGCTACGACAACGAGCTCGACTACATGCCGGCGCTGATGCAGATGGCGTCAGACACGTCGAACCTGCAGTGGAGCAGCACGGTCACAAGTAGCAACAACTGCAACGTCGGGTCCGGCGTATCCACGCCGTCATCGAGCCCCGCGGGGCGTGTGAACTCGGCTTCAACGGCAGCCTTCTGCGCCAACACGAGCAATATTGACGCCATCAGCGCCGACGCCGCCGGGCTGTTCGTCGACATGCACCTGTCCGATTGTCTCCTGGATGTGAGCGACTACATGTAG